In Naumovozyma dairenensis CBS 421 chromosome 2, complete genome, the following are encoded in one genomic region:
- the DUR3 gene encoding Dur3p (similar to Saccharomyces cerevisiae DUR3 (YHL016C); ancestral locus Anc_2.551): MGEFKPILPQGAGYAIILGLGAVFAFGMVLVTYMLRRYQKEIISAEEFSTAGRSVKTGLVAAAVVSSWIWCSTLLTSVSKQYTGGMFGGYSYSAGACFQIIAFAIIAIKTKQKAPNAHTYLEIVRARYGKYGHICFLFYALATNILVTAMLLTSGSAVFSDITGMSATAACFLLPVGVIIYTLFGGIKATFLTDYLHTIVIIIIVMIFAFKVFATGDVLGSPGKVYDLVREAAKRHPVAGNAGGEYMTMSSRTSGIFLVINLVGNFGTVFLDNGYWNKAISASPAASMPGYVMGGLSWFSIPCLVSLTMGFACLAVETLPNFPTYPDPLSSSQVTAGLVLPAAAITVLGKGGAVATLLMVFMAITSAMSAELIAVSSVFTYDIYRIYINPKATGKQLILSSHGACIFFGVAMSAFAVGLNAGGVSVGYLYEIMGIIISSAVLPVILTLCWKQQNIHAAIISPILGTGLAIMSWLVCTKSLFTNLTIDTTFMDYPMIAGNVVALLSPGIFIPILTYVFKPQNFDWEILKTISRVDETEEIAKDLEDIDGIVVQDIESVSSSSKSLKNDVTNDADYTNNNNDKIQAVRTIMSSILEDVNPTVAQRELEEEKQELAKGLKIAYFLCIFFALAFLVVWPMPMYGTHYIFSKRFFTGWVVVMIIWIFISAFCVCVYPLYEGRHGIYTTCRGIYWDLSGQTYKLREWQNDNPEELHVVKSQMSAKIHKQTSRLGTLENNLDDVIEG, from the coding sequence ATGGGTGAATTTAAACCAATCTTACCACAAGGTGCAGGCTACGCAATCATCTTAGGTCTCGGTGCAGTATTTGCTTTTGGTATGGTCCTAGTGACATACATGTTACGTCGTTATCAAAAGGAAATAATATCTGCCGAAGAATTCTCTACAGCAGGTAGATCAGTGAAAACAGGACTTGTTGCCGCAGCAGTAGTATCAAGTTGGATTTGGTGCTCCACCTTGCTAACCTCAGTCTCCAAACAATATACCGGTGGTATGTTTGGTGGATATAGCTATAGCGCCGGAGCATGTTTCCAAATTATCGCATTCGCTATCATTGCCATTAAGACTAAACAAAAGGCTCCTAATGCACATACTTATTTAGAAATTGTAAGAGCTCGTTATGGGAAATACGGTCAtatttgtttccttttttaTGCTTTAGCTACTAATATTTTAGTTACTGCAATGCTATTGACCTCGGGATCCGCTGTGTTTAGTGATATCACTGGAATGAGTGCCACTGCAGCATGTTTCTTACTACCTGTTggtgttattatttacacTTTATTTGGAGGTATTAAAGCCACTTTTTTAACTGATTATTTGCATACtattgttatcattattattgtcatGATATTTGCCTTCAAAGTGTTTGCTACAGGTGATGTATTAGGTTCCCCAGGTAAAGTTTATGATTTAGTTAGAGAAGCAGCCAAGAGACATCCAGTCGCGGGTAATGCAGGTGGTGAATATATGACCATGTCATCAAGAACTTCAGGGATTTTCCTTGTTATTAATTTGGTTGGTAATTTTGGTACAGTATTTTTAGATAATGGATATTGGAATAAGGCAATTTCTGCATCACCAGCAGCAAGTATGCCAGGATACGTTATGGGCGGTCTTTCATGGTTTTCAATCCCATGTTTAGTTTCATTGACTATGGGGTTTGCATGTCTTGCTGTGGAAACATTACCAAATTTCCCCACTTATCCTGATCCCTTATCATCATCCCAAGTAACAGCTGGATTAGTTTTACCTGCAGCAGCTATTACTGTGTTGGGTAAAGGTGGTGCTGTTGCGACATTGTTGATGGTTTTCATGGCTATCACATCTGCCATGTCAGCTGAATTAATAGCCGTTTCATCAGTGTTTACATATGATATCTACAGAATTTACATTAACCCCAAAGCAACAGGGAAACAATTGATCTTATCATCACATGGAGCATGTATTTTCTTCGGTGTAGCAATGAGTGCGTTTGCAGTTGGACTTAATGCTGGCGGAGTGAGTGTTGGTTATTTATATGAGATTATGGGTATTATCATCTCAAGTGCTGTGCTACCTGTCATATTGACATTATGTTGGAAACAACAGAATATTCATGCTGCTATTATTTCACCGATTTTAGGGACTGGATTAGCAATTATGTCGTGGTTAGTTTGTACTAAATCGTTATTTACAAATCTAACTATTGATACTACGTTCATGGATTATCCAATGATTGCTGGTAATGTTGTTGCCTTGTTATCACCTGGCATTTTCATTCCTATTTTAACTTATGTTTTCAAACCACAGAATTTTGATTGggaaatattgaaaactaTTAGTAGGGTTGATGAAACTGAAGAAATTGCTAAAGATTTAGAAGATATCGATGGTATAGTAGTCCAAGATATAGAATCTGTGTCATCCTCTTCGAAATCGTTGAAAAATGATGTTACAAATGATGCTGAttatactaataataataatgataaaatacAAGCTGTGAGGACTATAATGAGTAGTATTTTGGAGGATGTAAATCCCACGGTTGCACAAAgagaattagaagaagaaaaacaagaattaGCTAAAGGTTTAAAAATTGCGTATTTTCTATGTATATTTTTCGCATTAGCATTTCTGGTTGTTTGGCCCATGCCTATGTATGGTACACATTATATTTTCAGTAAAAGGTTTTTCACTGGTTGGGTTGTTGTCATGATAATTTGGATATTCATTAGTGCGTTTTGCGTTTGTGTATATCCCTTATATGAAGGTAGGCATGGTATATATACCACATGTCGTGGGATATATTGGGATTTAAGCGGTCAAACTTATAAGCTCAGAGAGTGGCAAAATGATAATCC
- the YLF2 gene encoding Ylf2p (similar to Saccharomyces cerevisiae YLF2 (YHL014C); ancestral locus Anc_2.549) produces the protein MSHISKHILGRPSNNLTSGIVGLANIGKSTFFQAITNSKLSNPANYPFATINPEECLIQIPNDKLTQLQQIYNSSKTIKSTLTVTDIAGLIRGASQGNGLGNKFLNDIRFVDGIFHLVRGFIKDDVEHVERTIDPVRDLAIVQDELILKDLEYLENAVSHLQTKAIKKKSLQYQKVNEEIKLLNGLEQHLYSGKKIIHYKDDWTKEEVDIINKHHFLTAKPTIILLNTSPRDFLLRPIKEVPFEKGVVDWADEYSSGDKVITISAEYETKYIEYMDANNEEGFQDYCKNQVGKEYIDRISECDMTSSMPLIIQEMKKALDLISFFTCGPLEVREWNLRKGSTAKEAAGIIHTDLEDTFINADIIHYLDLLGTKMPYNESYLKSKSFIHRVGKQYIIQDNDIALFKATKGKKR, from the coding sequence ATGTCACATATCTCGAAACACATTTTAGGCAGAccatcaaataatttaacaAGTGGTATAGTTGGATTAGCAAATATTGGTAAATCCACATTTTTCCAAGCCATAACGAACTCAAAACTAAGTAATCCTGCCAATTATCCATTTGCAACGATAAATCCAGAAGAATGTCTAATACAGATACCGAATGATAAGCTGACTCAATTACAACAGATATATAATAGTTCTAAGACTATTAAATCTACTTTAACAGTGACTGATATTGCTGGGTTAATTAGAGGTGCATCTCAAGGGAATGGATTAGGTaacaaatttttgaatgataTTAGATTTGTGGATGGGATTTTCCATTTAGTTCGAGGTTTCATTAAGGATGATGTCGAACATGTGGAGAGGACGATTGATCCCGTGAGAGATTTAGCTATTGTTCAAGATGAATTGATCTTAAAAGATCTAgaatatttagaaaatgCAGTGAGTCATTTACAAACAAAGGcaatcaagaagaaatccTTACAGTATCAGAAGgttaatgaagaaattaagcTTTTAAATGGACTAGAACAACATTTATATTCTGGGAAGAAAATCATCCATTATAAAGATGATTGGACTAAAGAGGAGgttgatattatcaataagCATCATTTCTTAACGGCCAAACCTACTATAATTCTACTAAATACTAGTCCCAGAGATTTTTTACTACGACCAATTAAAGAAGTACCGTTCGAAAAAGGTGTAGTTGATTGGGCAGATGAATATTCTTCAGGTGataaagtaataacaaTTAGTGCTGAATATGAAACGAAATATATTGAGTATATGGACGcgaataatgaagaaggaTTTCAAGACTATTGCAAAAATCAAGTAGGTAAAGAGTATATAGACAGAATTTCTGAATGTGACATGACATCATCAATGccattaataattcaagaaatgaaGAAAGCTCTTGATTTAATAAGTTTTTTCACATGCGGTCCCTTGGAAGTTCGAGAATGGAATCTTCGAAAGGGATCTACCGCAAAAGAAGCAGCAGGTATAATTCATACAGATTTAGAAGACACGTTTATCAATGCGGATATAATCCACTATCTCGATTTGCTCGGTACAAAAATGCCTTATAATGAATCATACTTGAAATCTAAGAGTTTCATTCACCGTGTTGGCaaacaatatattatacaagACAATGATATAGCATTATTCAAGGCaacaaaaggaaagaaaagataa
- the OTU2 gene encoding deubiquitinase OTU2 (similar to Saccharomyces cerevisiae OTU2 (YHL013C); ancestral locus Anc_2.548) yields MEELLSRHRKEKKDLQNQITGMKKQATKSQRKQVNSKCIELQESLELKHSNEIKEWKSQNNMIDEIDKVEFEEDEITPEKLLEQLKLSAGEEEKTKKDDTATPALNQQPKKRRNRQKEKLAKRDAEIARMKEEARLEASKQPDLKKIEQDSLNHLYQLNKVKEFDIQPDGHCLFASILDQLQIRHKKNITEKDNPKYKDLDVYKLRKLACDYIRENKNDFIPYLFDESTMSLKDIDEYTKEMETTAKWGGEIEILALSKVFDCPISILMSGRATHKVNEQGTNPELKLVYYKHTYALGEHYNSLHDL; encoded by the coding sequence atggagGAACTTTTATCAAGACATCgtaaagaaaagaaagatttacaaaatcaaatcacAGGGATGAAGAAGCAAGCTACGAAATCTCAAAGAAAACAAGTTAATTCGAAATGTATTGAATTACAAGAGAGTTTAGAGTTGAAACATTCAAACgaaattaaagaatggaagtcacaaaataatatgattgatgaaattgataagGTTGAATTCGAGGAAGATGAAATAACGCCTGAAAAATTGCTTGAACAGTTGAAATTATCAGCAGgagaggaagaaaaaactAAGAAAGATGATACGGCCACACCTGCACTAAATCAACAACCAAAGAAACGTCGTAATAGACAGAAGGAGAAATTAGCAAAAAGAGATGCAGAAATAGCGAGaatgaaagaagaagctaGATTAGAAGCATCAAAGCAAcctgatttgaaaaaaatcgAACAAGATTCATTGAATCACTTATACCAACTaaataaagttaaagaGTTTGATATTCAACCTGATGGTCATTGTTTGTTTGCTTCTATTTTAGATCAATTACAAATACGTcataaaaaaaacataaCGGAGAAAGATAATCCTAAATATAAAGATTTGGATGTTTATAAACTGAGAAAACTTGCTTGTGACTATATTcgtgaaaataaaaatgattttatcCCATATTTATTCGATGAATCTACTATGAGTTTGAAAGATATCGACGAATATACCaaagaaatggaaacaaCCGCTAAATGGGGTggtgaaattgaaatattagCTTTATCAAAAGTTTTCGATTGTCCTATTAGTATTCTAATGAGTGGTAGAGCTACTCATAAGGTGAATGAACAAGGTACTAATcctgaattgaaattagtTTATTATAAACATACATATGCATTGGGTGAGCACTATAATTCCTTGCATGATTTATAG
- the RPS20 gene encoding 40S ribosomal uS10 domain-containing protein (similar to Saccharomyces cerevisiae RPS20 (YHL015W); ancestral locus Anc_2.550), whose product MRFKTFNLPRLARNSCKTIGKENQELIKRYITMSDFQKEKVEEQEAPQIIKIRITLTSTKVKQLENVSNNIVLNAEQHNLVKKGPVRLPTKVLKISTRKTPNGEGSKTWETYEMRIHKRYIDLEAPVNIVKRITQITIEPGVDVEVVVASN is encoded by the coding sequence ATGAGGTTTAAAACATTCAATCTTCCAAGGTTAGCCAGAAATTCTTGTAAGACAATTGGAAAAGAGAACCAAGAACTCATAAAAAGGTATATTACAATGTCTGATttccaaaaagaaaaggtcgaagaacaagaagctCCTCAAATCATCAAGATTAGAATCACTTTAACTTCCACCAAAGTTAAGCAATTAGAAAATGTTTCCAACAACATTGTCTTGAATGCTGAACAACATAACTTGGTCAAGAAGGGTCCAGTCAGATTACCAACCAAGGTTTTGAAGATTTCTACCAGAAAGACTCCAAATGGTGAAGGTTCTAAGACCTGGGAAACTTACGAAATGAGAATCCACAAGAGATACATCGATTTGGAAGCTCCAGTTAACATTGTTAAGAGAATCACTCAAATCACTATCGAACCTGGTGTCGATGTCGAAGTTGTTGTCGCCAGCAACTAA